The following are from one region of the Gloeomargarita lithophora Alchichica-D10 genome:
- the rpsJ gene encoding 30S ribosomal protein S10 produces MASLTKQKIRIRLQAYDHRLLDASCERIMDTVNRTQAHAVGPIPLPTQRRIYCLLRSPHVDKDSREHFESRTHRRIIDIYQPQPKTIDALMKLDLPAGVDIEVKLPS; encoded by the coding sequence ATGGCTTCTTTGACCAAACAAAAAATCCGCATCCGGCTCCAGGCCTATGATCATCGCCTGCTAGATGCCTCCTGTGAACGGATTATGGACACGGTGAACCGTACCCAAGCCCATGCGGTGGGGCCAATTCCCCTGCCCACCCAGCGGCGCATTTATTGCCTTTTGCGCTCTCCCCACGTGGACAAGGACTCCCGGGAGCATTTTGAGAGCCGCACCCACCGGCGGATTATTGATATTTACCAACCCCAGCCCAAAACCATTGATGCCCTGATGAAGCTGGACTTGCCCGCCGGGGTGGATATTGAAGTGAAGTTGCCCTCCTAA